The following coding sequences are from one Lolium rigidum isolate FL_2022 chromosome 6, APGP_CSIRO_Lrig_0.1, whole genome shotgun sequence window:
- the LOC124666701 gene encoding pentatricopeptide repeat-containing protein At5g25630-like translates to MVEAPIHLASTSTNTGKKRNNGGQLNGSASMEEEKQEVDGGAVQPAPSACTTCAKGHACQAVISRTREMRALIDAKKPHQVQAAFEHLADEGHRPSLVTYTTLLSAVTSQRTFEAIPTLLADIDAAGLRPDPIFFNALINAFVEAGRMGEATSTFWKMSRHHPGCRPTISTFNTLIKGFGIAGRPEESQRIFDMMAGGAGDGVVASTVRPNLTTYNILVKAWCDHRRLEEAWGVVGRMRARGVEPDVVTYNTVASAYAKNDETWRAEELVVEMMRARLRTSERTWGIIVGGYCREGRLEEALRCVRQMKEAGVLPNVIVFNTLLKGFLDANDMAAVDDVLGLMEQFGIKPDIVTYSHQLNAFSSLGHMAKCNKVFDRMVEAGVEPDPQVYSILAKGYVRAQQPGKAEELLQRMCRIGVRPNVVTFTTVISGWCSVADMDNATKVYRKMRDAGVRPNLRTFETLIWGYSEQKQPWKAQEVLQMMQEAGVRPKQSTHSLVADAWKAVGLTENGNRAPGSPDDRLRHNANEPDHHSDEDDDGKLQRSETTNEQARSDHPSHSSFLQVTSALGTGKAGQFASTSPPLQRSCQLQMRSSGFCKNLRQKQGTLYSQGVSSFKIMVFLS, encoded by the exons ATGGTAGAAGCCCCTATACATCTGGCCTCAACTTCGACCAACACAGGCAAGAAAAGAAACAATGGAGGACAGCTGAACGGATCTGCTTCCATG GAGGAGGAAAAGCAGGAAGTCGACGGCGGCGCCGTGCAACCAGCACCAAGCGCGTGCACGACGTGCGCCAAGGGGCACGCGTGCCAGGCCGTGATCAGCCGGACGCGGGAGATGCGAGCACTGATCGACGCGAAGAAGCCGCACCAGGTGCAGGCCGCGTTCGAGCACCTCGCCGACGAGGGCCACCGGCCGTCCCTGGTGACGTACACCACCCTGCTCTCGGCGGTGACCAGCCAGCGCACGTTCGAGGCGATCCCTACGCTGCTCGCCGACATCGACGCCGCCGGGCTGCGACCGGACCCCATCTTCTTCAACGCCCTGATCAACGCCTTCGTGGAGGCCGGGCGGATGGGCGAGGCCACCAGCACCTTCTGGAAGATGAGCCGGCACCacccggggtgccgccccaccatCAGCACCTTCAACACGCTCATCAAGGGCTTCGGCATCGCCGGCCGGCCCGAGGAGTCGCAGCGCATCTTCGACATGatggccggcggcgccggcgacggggTCGTCGCGTCGACGGTCAGGCCGAACCTGACCACGTACAACATCCTGGTGAAGGCGTGGTGCGACCACCGGAGGCTGGAGGAGGCGTGGGGCGTGGTGGGCAGGATGCGGGCGCGCGGCGTGGAGCCCGACGTGGTCACCTACAATACCGTGGCCAGCGCCTACGCCAAGAACGACGAGACGTGGCGGGCGGAGGAGCTCGTTGTGGAGATGATGCGTGCCAGGCTGCGCACCAGCGAGCGCACCTGGGGTATCATCGTCGGCGGCTACTGCAGGGAGGGCAGGCTGGAGGAGGCGCTCCGGTGTGTCCGTCAGATGAAAGAGGCTGGCGTCCTTCCCAACGTCATCGTCTTCAACACCCTCCTCAAGGGCTTCCTCGACGCCAACGACATGGCCGCCGTCGACGAC GTTCTTGGGCTGATGGAGCAGTTCGGCATCAAGCCGGACATCGTCACCTACAGCCACCAGCTGAACGCGTTCAGCTCGCTGGGGCACATGGCGAAATGCAACAAGGTGTTCGACAGGATGGTGGAGGCCGGGGTCGAGCCGGACCCGCAGGTGTACAGCATCCTCGCCAAGGGCTACGTCCGCGCGCAGCAGCCCGGCAAGGCGGAGGAGCTCCTGCAGCGGATGTGCCGCATCGGCGTCCGCCCCAACGTCGTCACCTTCACCACCGTCATTAGCGGCTGGTGCAGCGTCGCCGACATGGACAACGCCACCAAGGTCTACCGGAAGATGCGCGACGCCGGCGTTCGCCCAAATCTCAGGACCTTCGAGACGCTCATCTGGGGCTACAGCGAGCAGAAGCAGCCGTGGAAGGCCCAGGAGGTGCTCCAGATGATGCAGGAGGCCGGCGTCAGGCCGAAGCAGAGCACCCACAGCCTCGTCGCCGATGCGTGGAAAGCCGTCGGCCTgaccgagaacggcaaccgtgcgcCTGGCTCCCCTGATGATCGTCTCCGCCACAACGCCAACGAGCCAGACCATCATTCGGATGAAGACGATGATGGCAAGCTGCAAAGATCGGAAACTACTAATGAGCAGGCAAGGAGTGATCATCCATCACATTCCAGTTTCCTGCAGGTGACAAGCGCGCTAGGGACAGGCAAGGCTGGACAGTTCGCATCAACATCGCCGCCGCTCCAACGATCATGCCAGCTCCAAATGCGATCCTCAGGGTTTTGCAAGAATCTACGGCAGAAGCAGGGTACCTTGTACAGTCAGGGCGTCAGCTCATTCAAGATCATGGTGTTCCTCAGTTAA
- the LOC124666704 gene encoding uncharacterized protein LOC124666704, whose product MKHTTSDSDVTSLATTSPSRSPKMSAYYVVSPSRDSRDDGDKSSSTQATPVYSSPLESPSHQSSLGPHSRASSASRFSGPLLRSPSGGKAASRKRPRGHGKGWHEVDVIDEDDGEYDGDDEGEVSRGCVVAFWFSVLVMAFTLVCLVVWGAARRYKPTVIVKSLTVENFYAGEGVDRTGVPTKLVTVKCSLKIDVDNPSTMFGIHVSSTSIQLMYSQIPIANGQLEKFYQPKASRHVASVILHGDKTPLYGAGATFSDTGDTVPLTLDLVVNTRGYVIGRLVRVTHERRVQCPVVVSSRSDRPIRFTHSACSYT is encoded by the exons ATGAAGCACACGACATCGGACTCCGACGTGACGAGCCTGGCGACGACGTCGCCGTCCCGGTCCCCGAAGATGTCCGCCTACTACGTCGTGAGCCCGTCGCGCGACTCCCGGGACGACGGCGACAAGTCGTCGTCGACGCAGGCGACGCCCGTGTACAGCAGCCCGCTCGAGTCGCCGTCGCACCAGTCCTCCCTCGGCCCGCACTCCAGGGCCTCCTCCGCCAGCCGCTTCTCCGGGCCCCTCCTCAGGTCGCCGTCCGGCGGCAAGGCCGCCTCCCGGAAGCGGCCCCGCGGGCACGGCAAGGGGTGGCACGAGGTCGACGTgatcgacgaggacgacggcgagtacgacggcgacgacgagggagaGGTCTCCAGGGGGTGCGTCGTCGCCTTCTGGTTCTCGGTTCTGGTCATGGCGTTCACTCTCGTCTGCCTCGTCGTCTGGGGCGCTGCCCGGCGCTACAAGCCCACTGTCATCGTCAAG AGCTTGACGGTGGAGAATTTCTACGCCGGAGAAGGCGTGGACCGCACCGGGGTGCCGACGAAGCTGGTCACCGTGAAGTGCTCGCTCAAGATCGACGTCGACAACCCTTCCACCATGTTCGGCATTCATGTCTCTTCGACCTCGATCCAGCTCATGTACTCACAGATACCCATAGCCAACGGTCAG TTGGAGAAGTTCTACCAGCCGAAGGCGAGCCGACATGTCGCCTCGGTGATCCTGCACGGCGATAAGACCCCTCTCTACGGAGCCGGGGCTACGTTCTCCGACACCGGAGACACGGTGCCGCTGACGCTGGACTTGGTGGTGAACACCAGAGGGTATGTCATCGGCAGGCTTGTCAGGGTCACACACGAGAGGCGTGTGCAATGCCCGGTCGTCGTGAGCTCTCGTAGCGACAGGCCCATCAGGTTCACCCACAGTGCTTGCAGTTACACTTAG
- the LOC124666703 gene encoding hydroxyphenylpyruvate reductase-like, which produces MAMDSLSVLLLYPVNAYLEQELDRRFSLLRLWEHSPPDSLFRAHGSAIRAVVGYPGHKVDAALLDALPSLEIFSSFSVGIDHVDLSECRERGIRVTNTPDVLTDDVADLAVGLAIAALRKIRQADRYVCAGLWKAKGDYTLTTRFSGKRVGIIGLGRIGLTVATRVEAFDCPVNYYQRTKKEYPNYTYYPSVVELAANSDVLVVACPLNEQTRHIVNREVIDALGPKGVLINIGRGPHVDEPELVSALVEGRLGGAGLDVFEDEPNVPEALFTLDNVVLVPHVGSGTHETRQAMADLVLGNLEAHVLKKPLLTPVV; this is translated from the exons atggcgatggACTCTCTCAGCGTGCTGCTGCTGTACCCCGTGAACGCCTACCTGGAGCAGGAGCTCGACCGCCGCTTCAGCCTCCTCCGCCTCTGGGAGCACTCCCCGCCGGACTCCCTCTTCCGCGCCCACGGGTCCGCCATCCGCGCCGTCGTGGGATACCCCGGCCACAAGGTCGATGCTGCGCTCCTGGACGCCCTGCCATCTCTGGAGATCTTCTCGTCCTTCTCCGTCGGCATCGACCACGTCGACCTCTCCGAGTGCCGCGAGCGGGGGATCCGCGTCACCAACACCCCCGACGTCCTcaccgacgacgtcgccgacctcGCCGTCGGCCTCGCGATCGCCGCGCTGCGCAAGATCCGGCAGGCCGACCGCTACGTGTGCGCCGGATTGTGGAAGGCCAAGGGCGACTACACATTGACCACTCGG TTCAGTGGGAAAAGAGTGGGCATCATTGGGCTGGGCAGGATAGGGCTTACTGTTGCCACAAGAGTGGAGGCCTTTGATTGCCCAGTGAACTACTACCAGAGAACAAAGAAAGAATACCCCAACTATACCTATTACCCTAGTGTGGTTGAATTGGCAGCAAACAGCGACGTCCTCGTGGTGGCTTGCCCACTGAATGAACAGACCCGCCACATTGTCAACCGTGAGGTGATCGATGCGCTGGGTCCCAAGGGCGTGCTCATAAACATCGGGCGTGGCCCTCATGTCGACGAGCCTGAGCTCGTCTCTGCGCTCGTCGAGGGGCGCCTCGGCGGGGCAGGCCTTGACGTGTTTGAGGATGAGCCCAACGTCCCGGAAGCGCTCTTTACGCTCGACAACGTCGTTCTGGTGCCGCACGTGGGGAGCGGGACACATGAGACTCGTCAAGCGATGGCAGACCTGGTACTCGGTAACCTGGAGGCGCATGTCCTGAAgaagccgctgctgactcccgttGTCTGA